The Gemmatimonadaceae bacterium genome contains a region encoding:
- the truB gene encoding tRNA pseudouridine(55) synthase TruB, with amino-acid sequence MIAGTGNGTQAAAPVEGLLLVDKPAGVTSHDMVLAARRAYGERSIGHLGTLDPFATGLLIMLIGRSTRLATFIDTEPKVYEATIRFGTETDTDDATGIVTRSAPLPDPASVRESMSRFTGDLMQVPPAYSAKSSGGTRAYDAARQGQPLDLPPAAVMVHSWEIQDQRDESLTAIITCGGGTYIRALARDLGRAAGSAAHLASLRRTRCGRFDVADAASLEDLRNSPPPLLALTVVAGDA; translated from the coding sequence TTGATAGCCGGGACAGGTAACGGAACACAGGCGGCCGCGCCGGTCGAAGGACTGCTCCTCGTTGACAAACCGGCGGGGGTAACGTCTCACGACATGGTTCTCGCTGCCCGCCGCGCTTATGGCGAGCGAAGCATCGGGCACCTTGGCACGCTCGATCCATTCGCCACCGGACTTCTCATAATGCTGATCGGGCGGTCGACGCGGCTCGCGACCTTCATCGACACCGAGCCGAAAGTGTACGAAGCGACGATTCGCTTCGGCACCGAGACAGATACCGACGATGCAACCGGAATCGTGACTCGCTCGGCGCCGTTACCGGATCCGGCGTCGGTTCGCGAGAGCATGTCCCGCTTCACGGGCGATCTGATGCAGGTTCCCCCGGCGTACTCCGCGAAGTCATCCGGTGGAACACGCGCCTATGATGCGGCACGCCAGGGTCAGCCGCTCGACCTGCCGCCCGCGGCAGTCATGGTGCACAGCTGGGAAATACAGGACCAGCGAGATGAGTCGTTGACCGCGATCATCACGTGTGGGGGCGGTACGTACATTCGGGCGCTTGCGCGCGACCTCGGTCGCGCAGCCGGAAGTGCGGCGCACCTGGCGTCACTCCGCAGAACGCGCTGCGGACGGTTCGATGTAGCCGATGCCGCGTCGCTCGAAGATCTTCGCAATTCGCCGCCACCCCTTCTCGCTCTCACTGTCGTGGCCGGCGATGCCTGA
- the rbfA gene encoding 30S ribosome-binding factor RbfA, with product MRNPRRADRVAAAIREEVATFLAESVKDPRIVGFVTVTGVEMTPDLRHARVFVSVMGSDAEKNATFEGLASTATHLRSHLGRSLRLRVAPEIQFREDDSIARAARIESLLAEIRDASPPAAQRTTDSPSSSEGGIDSRDR from the coding sequence CTGCGTAACCCGCGTCGGGCGGACCGCGTAGCTGCGGCGATCCGCGAAGAGGTCGCGACATTTCTGGCCGAATCCGTCAAGGATCCGCGGATTGTCGGGTTTGTCACGGTCACCGGCGTCGAGATGACGCCCGACCTGCGGCACGCGCGCGTGTTCGTGAGCGTCATGGGCAGCGACGCCGAGAAGAACGCGACATTCGAGGGGTTGGCCAGCACCGCTACACATCTGCGATCGCACCTCGGACGATCGCTCAGACTGCGAGTCGCTCCCGAGATACAGTTTCGTGAGGATGACAGCATCGCGCGCGCGGCGAGAATCGAGTCGCTGCTGGCGGAGATCCGCGATGCTTCGCCGCCCGCGGCCCAACGCACAACGGACTCGCCGTCGTCCTCGGAGGGCGGCATTGATAGCCGGGACAGGTAA
- a CDS encoding bifunctional riboflavin kinase/FAD synthetase, with translation MPDLAQRSLDSSLPPNVAGTIVTVGTFDGVHRGHIDVLARLVARAAATGMPSVLVSFDPHPLEVVNPNAAPPLLTSFDEKLEVIAETGINYFAVVPFTHTLSAYSAEDFVEHILRRRFRMRELLIGHDHGFGHHRAGNVSVLRELGASSGFRVDVVDAVSLSDGQHVSSTSIRRAVAGGDLARAAEGLGRPYSVGGTVVRGQGRGRELGFATLNVAPPSPRKLLPPEGVYAVRVQTADGPYGGMMNLGPRPTFGETETTLEAHLFGATDGFYGTTVRIDFISFLRDTRKFASADELVRQLERDRENALRSLTPFAASGNLKGYSRTGTFTPSVA, from the coding sequence ATGCCTGATCTCGCTCAGCGCTCGCTCGATTCGTCCCTCCCGCCGAACGTCGCGGGAACCATCGTCACGGTCGGCACTTTTGACGGTGTCCATCGAGGCCACATCGACGTCCTCGCACGCCTTGTGGCCCGAGCTGCGGCGACGGGCATGCCGAGCGTTCTCGTGAGCTTCGACCCGCACCCGCTGGAAGTCGTAAATCCAAACGCGGCGCCACCTCTGCTAACGTCCTTCGATGAAAAGCTCGAGGTGATCGCAGAAACAGGAATCAATTACTTCGCCGTGGTCCCGTTCACCCACACGCTTTCGGCGTACTCGGCGGAGGATTTCGTCGAGCACATTCTCCGGCGCCGCTTCCGGATGCGCGAGCTGTTGATCGGGCACGATCACGGCTTTGGTCACCACCGCGCCGGCAACGTGAGCGTCTTACGTGAGCTCGGAGCGAGCTCAGGGTTTCGAGTCGATGTTGTCGATGCCGTTTCGCTGTCGGATGGACAGCACGTATCGTCAACCTCGATCAGGCGTGCGGTTGCTGGCGGAGATCTGGCGCGTGCGGCGGAGGGACTTGGCCGACCTTATTCGGTCGGGGGAACCGTCGTCCGCGGGCAGGGAAGAGGCCGGGAGCTCGGCTTCGCCACTCTCAATGTTGCGCCGCCGTCGCCACGCAAGCTCCTCCCTCCCGAAGGCGTTTACGCCGTCCGGGTACAGACCGCGGACGGACCGTATGGTGGGATGATGAATCTCGGCCCGCGCCCGACGTTCGGAGAGACCGAAACCACACTCGAAGCGCACCTCTTCGGAGCAACGGATGGATTCTATGGTACTACCGTAAGGATCGATTTCATCTCGTTTCTGCGTGACACGCGGAAATTCGCGAGCGCCGACGAGCTTGTACGCCAGCTCGAGCGCGACCGCGAGAACGCGCTTCGTTCGTTGACTCCATTTGCCGCCTCGGGTAACCTTAAAGGTTATTCCCGAACTGGAACTTTCACCCCGTCAGTCGCATGA